The following coding sequences lie in one Spinacia oleracea cultivar Varoflay chromosome 1, BTI_SOV_V1, whole genome shotgun sequence genomic window:
- the LOC130465769 gene encoding uncharacterized protein, protein MQYELQQQDVEKKPPSQARLYKETRKRKVGKEYKTPYETIQSNIDKMEEVQRQRQIDGDGAFFEVMNLENSRKHKQLGRCSKVKGKSKKASVGGVIIPDEYIKPYKDQIVKDTVVEVLKMFKQQLPPESFARVMSSFPESPRVTDDQEHDQDQDDGLDRIANED, encoded by the exons ATGCAATATGAATTG CAACAACAAGATGTTGAGAAGAAGCCACCATCTCAGGCACGTTTGTACAAAGAAACTCGGAAAAGGAAAGTGGGAAAAGAATATAAAACACCTTACGAGACTATTCAAAGTAACATT GATAAGATGGAGGAAGTCCAAAGGCAAAGACAAATTGATGGAGATGGTGCATTTTTCGAAGTAATGAACCTGGAGAACTCGCGAAAACACAAGCAATTAGGAAGGTGTTCAAAAGTAAAAGGCAAGAGTAAAAAAGCTTCAGTGGGTGGTGTAATCATACCTGATGAATATATAAAACCATATAAAGATCAAATTGTGAAAGATACCGTAGTAGAAGTACTAAAGATGTTCAAGCAACAACTTCCTCCTGAATCGTTTGCTCGTGTGATGTCATCTTTTCCAGAGAGTCCTAGAGTAACAGATGACCAAGAGCATGACCAG GATCAAGATGATGGATTGGATCGGATAGCAAATGAAGATTAA